A region of Vigna radiata var. radiata cultivar VC1973A chromosome 6, Vradiata_ver6, whole genome shotgun sequence DNA encodes the following proteins:
- the LOC106763646 gene encoding amino acid permease 3-like produces MLEQGVSRIYGEVPEASNGTQNFDDDGHVKRTGTMWTASAHIITAVIGSGVLSMAWAIAQLGWIAAPSSLILFSVVTYYTSGLLAACYRTGDPITGNRNYTYMHAVRSHLGRMNANFCGCVQYANLFGVAIGYTIAASISMMAVKRSNCYHNSGGKDSCKMNSSVYMISFGIAEIVLSQIPDFDQFWWLSIVAAVMSFTYSAIGLGLGIAKVIGNRMVKGSLTGVSIGVVSETQKIWRTFQALGNIAFAYSYSMILIEIQDTIKSPPEESKTMSKATLVSVLVTSIFYLLCGGFGYAAFGDSSPGNLLTGFGFYNPYWLLDIANVAIVVHLVSAYQVDCQPLFRFIEKVAAQKFPDSDFITKEFEVRIPGCKPFKLNLFRLVWRTILVICCTVIAMLLPFFTDIVGLIGAIAYWSLTVYFPVEMYIVQTKIRKWSTKWIGLQMLSAACFVLAMVAAVGSIAGVLDDLKVYKPFMTDY; encoded by the exons ATGTTGGAACAAGGTGTAAGCAGAATTTATGGAGAGGTACCTGAAGCCTCCAATGGCACTCAAAACTTTGATGATGATGGCCATGTCAAAAGAACTG GAACTATGTGGACTGCAAGTGCTCATATAATAACAGCTGTTATTGGGTCTGGAGTGCTGTCTATGGCATGGGCTATTGCTCAGCTTGGTTGGATTGCTGCTCCTTCTTCATTGATTCTGTTCTCTGTGGTAACCTATTACACCTCCGGTCTTCTGGCTGCTTGTTACCGTACTGGAGACCCAATCACCGGCAATAGAAACTACACTTACATGCACGCTGTTAGATCCCACCTAG GTCGTATGAATGCAAACTTCTGTGGATGCGTTCAGTATGCGAACCTTTTCGGAGTGGCAATCGGGTACACCATTGCAGCTTCCATAAGCATGAT GGCCGTTAAAAGGTCTAATTGTTATCACAATAGCGGAGGAAAAGATTCATGCAAAATGAACAGCAGTGTGTATATGATTTCATTTGGAATTGCTGAAATTGTATTATCCCAAATTCCAGATTTCGACCAGTTCTGGTGGCTCTCTATCGTGGCTGCTGTCATGTCTTTCACATACTCTGCAATTGGACTTGGTCTTGGAATTGCTAAAGTTATAG GAAACCGAATGGTTAAAGGAAGCTTAACTGGTGTAAGTATTGGTGTTGTCTCAGAAACCCAAAAAATATGGAGGACCTTCCAAGCTCTCGGTAACATAGCCTTTGCCTACTCTTACTCAATGATCCTTATAGAAATTCAG GACACGATCAAATCACCTCCTGAAGAGTCAAAGACAATGTCGAAGGCTACTTTAGTGAGTGTATTGGTGACAAGCATTTTCTATCTGCTATGTGGTGGTTTTGGCTATGCAGCTTTTGGAGATTCAAGCCCTGGAAACCTGCTAACTGGTTTTGGCTTCTATAACCCATATTGGCTCCTCGACATAGCCAATGTTGCCATTGTTGTCCACCTTGTTAGTGCATACCAAGTTGACTGCCAGCCGCTGTTCCGATTTATTGAAAAAGTGGCAGCACAAAAATTCCCAGACAGTGATTTTATAACGAAGGAGTTTGAAGTACGAATCCCTGGTTGCAAACCCTTCAAGCTCAACCTTTTCAGATTGGTTTGGAGGACAATTTTGGTGATCTGCTGCACTGTCATAGCAATGTTGCTACCATTCTTCACTGACATTGTGGGGCTTATTGGTGCCATTGCATATTGGTCACTGACCGTGTATTTCCCAGTGGAGATGTATATAGTTCAAACTAAAATACGAAAATGGAGCACAAAATGGATAGGCCTGCAGATGCTTAGTGCTGCATGCTTCGTCTTGGCAATGGTAGCTGCAGTAGGTTCCATTGCTGGAGTTCTTGATGATCTTAAAGTTTACAAGCCATTCATGACCGATTACTAG
- the LOC106764556 gene encoding probable receptor-like protein kinase At1g11050 encodes MENHVRFLLLFLFITILLPAAAPSSCPINFSYVQTIPWNTSTCTNTTNKQPCCSTLKTIFHIGLSQHLKQTSFFQLPNENTSSICLSDFQEKLTTLSIHPSLVPSCFPNPSQFVTNSSTCAGVVTSRDWEQKVNSVRLSPMQTLCKDLDDQTSCNNCIAASLKVAIQLTIDNPNATETGCFSFASLYAAAVVNPEGTTDVTTIGCIMGVQLSSEVAKGSSKKRGKVLEVVFTLLGAVVGVIIVFVLMVVMYRKWEKRRKENVYHREIENGIRNSVLTNTGAKWFHISELERATNRFSRRNKVGQGGDGVVYKGKLADGTLIAVKENLNLQSKGDEEFCYEVDIISKIKHRNLLALRGCCISSDNFKGKRRFLVYDFMPNGNLSYQLSLGGLTWPQRKNIILDVAKGLAYLHYEIKPPVYHRDIKATNILLDSKMNAKLADFGLAMQGSEDQSPLTTRVAGTYGYVAPEYALYGKLTEKSDVYSFGIVILEIMSGRKVLDTLNSSADAITDWVWTLAESGKMMEIFDESIREGPGKIMERFVHVGMLCAHAMAALRPTIAEALKMLEGDTDVPKLPDRPVPLGHASFQSSLLHGLQGSGRSMQHVSSYS; translated from the coding sequence ATGGAAAACCACGTAAGATTTCTCCTTCTGTTCCTCTTCATCACCATTCTCTTACCAGCTGCTGCTCCTTCATCTTGTCCAATCAACTTCTCCTACGTTCAAACCATCCCTTGGAACACTTCAACTTGCACAAACACAACCAACAAACAACCTTGTTGCTCAACCCTCAAAACCATCTTCCACATAGGCCTCTCCCAACATCTCAAACAAACATCGTTTTTTCAACTTCCCAATGAAAACACTTCCTCCATTTGCTTATCAGATTTCCAAGAAAAACTCACAACCTTGTCAATTCACCCATCTCTGGTCCCTTCTTGCTTCCCTAACCCCTCTCAGTTCGTCACAAACTCTTCCACATGTGCAGGTGTTGTGACTTCTCGAGATTGGGAACAGAAGGTGAACTCGGTTAGACTTAGCCCGATGCAGACTTTATGCAAAGACCTTGATGACCAAACTAGCTGCAACAATTGCATAGCAGCAAGCTTGAAAGTGGCTATTCAGCTTACTATTGATAACCCAAATGCCACTGAGACGGGTTGTTTTTCGTTTGCATCGCTGTATGCTGCAGCGGTTGTTAATCCAGAAGGCACAACTGATGTCACCACGATCGGTTGCATAATGGGTGTGCAACTTTCTAGTGAAGTGGCAAAAGGGTCAtcaaaaaagagaggaaaagtTCTTGAGGTGGTTTTTACGTTATTGGGTGCTGTTGTTGGggttattattgtttttgtgcTGATGGTGGTTATGTACAGGAAGTGggaaaagagaaggaaggaaAATGTTTATCACAGGGAAATTGAAAACGGTATCAGGAACAGTGTTTTGACGAACACTGGTGCAAAATGGTTTCACATATCGGAGCTTGAACGTGCCACCAACAGATTTTCGAGGAGGAATAAGGTTGGTCAAGGTGGTGATGGGGTTGTGTACAAAGGGAAGCTTGCAGATGGCACTTTGATTGCTGTTAAGGAGAATTTGAATTTGCAAAGTAAAGGGGATGAAGAGTTCTGCTATGAGGTGGATATCATAAGCAAAATAAAGCACAGGAACCTTCTTGCTCTTCGTGGTTGTTGCATTTCAAGTGATAATTTCAAAGGTAAGAGAAGGTTTCTGGTTTATGATTTCATGCCAAATGGCAACCTCAGTTACCAACTGTCACTTGGTGGATTAACATGGCCACAAAGGAAGAACATAATCCTTGATGTGGCTAAGGGGCTTGCTTATTTGCACTATGAAATCAAGCCACCAGTTTATCATCGTGATATAAAGGCTACAAACATACTTTTGGACTCCAAAATGAATGCTAAATTGGCAGATTTTGGGTTGGCCATGCAAGGTAGTGAGGATCAGTCTCCTCTCACCACAAGGGTTGCTGGCACATATGGTTATGTGGCACCTGAGTATGCTTTATATGGGAAACTCACTGAGAAGAGTGATGTGTACAGTTTTGGTATTGTGATTCTGGAAATCATGAGTGGAAGAAAAGTGCTTGATACTTTGAATTCATCAGCAGATGCAATCACAGATTGGGTGTGGACACTAGCAGAATCGGGAAAGATGATGGAAatttttgatgagtcaataagAGAAGGGCCAGGGAAAATTATGGAAAGGTTTGTTCATGTGGGAATGCTCTGTGCTCATGCAATGGCTGCTTTGAGACCTACCATTGCTGAGGCTCTTAAGATGTTAGAGGGTGACACTGACGTTCCTAAATTACCTGATAGGCCTGTGCCTTTGGGTCATGCGTCCTTTCAATCTTCTCTGTTGCATGGTTTGCAAGGAAGCGGAAGATCTATGCAACATGTTTCATCCTATTCATGA